The Rana temporaria chromosome 4, aRanTem1.1, whole genome shotgun sequence genome contains a region encoding:
- the B3GNT2 gene encoding N-acetyllactosaminide beta-1,3-N-acetylglucosaminyltransferase 2 → MSVGRRRLKLVGILMMVNFFIYVIVEVSKSDSQDKGGKGQVLLPHGKFWKKYTASNAFWNREQQKLDRLYNPILNMLNNVTVEEMVSFNASLLNSCEMDTNIPSEIKDFGSLPDRFKDFLSYLRCKNYSLILDEPDKCKEKPFLLLAIKSLTPQFDRRQAIRESWGKEIKLNNMTVVRVFLLGQTPTEDNHPDLSSLIKYESDMYNDILLWNYRDTFFNLTLKEVLFLKWVSHSCADVQFIFKGDDDVFVNTHQILDYLKMLSAEKAKDLFIGDVIKDAGPHRDKKLKYYIPESLYEGSYPPYAGGGGFLYSGNLALRLYNATSRVLLYPIDDVYTGMCLEKLGLAPEKHKGFKTFDIEEKHRNNICSYSNLILVHPRKPQEMIKIWSQLQDSSLNC, encoded by the coding sequence ATGAGTGTTGGCAGGAGAAGATTAAAATTGGTGGGGATCCTAATGATGGTAAACTTCTTCATCTATGTCATTGTCGAAGTTTCAAAAAGCGACAGCCAAGACAAAGGTGGAAAAGGACAGGTTCTCTTGCCACATGGCAAATTCTGGAAAAAATATACAGCAAGCAATGCTTTTTGGAATAGGGAGCAGCAAAAGCTGGACAGATTGTACAATCCAATACTCAACATGCTCAACAATGTTACAGTGGAAGAGATGGTGTCTTTCAATGCAAGTCTGCTAAACTCCTGTGAAATGGACACAAATATACCATCTGAAATAAAAGACTTTGGCAGCTTGCCAGACAGATTTAAGGATTTCCTTTCTTATTTAAGATGTAAGAATTATTCCCTGATTTTGGACGAGCCGGATAAGTGTAAAGAGAAGCCCTTTTTGCTACTGGCCATAAAGTCCTTGACACCACAGTTTGATAGAAGACAAGCCATACGAGAATCTTGGGGAAAAGAGATAAAATTAAACAACATGACTGTTGTACGGGTGTTCCTTCTTGGACAAACTCCAACCGAGGACAATCACCCAGATCTTTCAAGTCTGATTAAATATGAAAGTGACATGTACAATGATATCCTCCTTTGGAACTATAGGGATACTTTCTTTAACTTGACTCTTAAAGAGGTTCTCTTCCTGAAGTGGGTCAGCCATTCCTGCGCAGACGTCCAGTTCATTTTTAAAGGTGATGATGACGTTTTTGTAAATACCCATCAGATCCTGGATTACTTGAAGATGTTATCGGCGGAAAAAGCCAAAGATTTATTTATCGGGGATGTGATCAAAGATGCTGGTCCCCATAGGGACAAGAAGCTGAAGTACTACATTCCTGAGAGCCTTTATGAAGGCTCCTACCCACCGTACGCTGGCGGTGGAGGCTTCCTCTACTCTGGCAATCTGGCATTAAGACTCTACAATGCCACTTCTAGGGTTCTCCTTTATCCTATAGATGACGTATATACTGGAATGTGCCTGGAAAAACTTGGGCTAGCTCCAGAGAAACACAAAGGGTTCAAGACGTTTGATATAGAGGAGAAACATAGGAATAACATTTGCTCTTATTCTAACTTAATTTTAGTCCATCCAAGGAAGCCTCAAGAAATGATTAAGATTTGGTCGCAGTTACAAGACTCTAGTTTAAACTGTTAG